The Brasilonema sennae CENA114 genome includes a region encoding these proteins:
- a CDS encoding glycosyltransferase encodes MLTKNPQKIFTKPLSFYSNKKPRILVVSMRGFHSEVYRSVDFEFEDLLCTFDYADILTPTLASGKVNSFKKKLSNNTARAFVKGKLLNSGCMSSILDREYDLLFFLCQHFWDITSINSIKGWREKCRKTVLWIDEIWVKEMEEQKTKLCFELAKDFDYIFTTLSSSVDAIANLVQRPCISLPFAVDAIKFCPYPERPQRHIDVYSIGRRSPIVHKTLLEVAERKNFLYLFDSLKGLQMGDYKEHRTLYSHLIKRSRYFIANKAKFDAIDQTGAQDELCSRFFEGAAGGTVMIGTPPVCEAYTTYFNWSDAVIQIPYDPANVADMITELDARPDYVNRIRKENVMNSLLRHDWVYRWEQVLKQVGLESTPEMLSRKTDLANLADKVKTEC; translated from the coding sequence ATGTTGACAAAAAATCCTCAAAAGATTTTTACTAAACCTTTATCTTTTTATTCAAATAAAAAACCACGCATTTTGGTAGTATCAATGCGTGGTTTTCATTCTGAGGTCTATCGCTCTGTTGACTTTGAATTTGAAGATCTTCTTTGTACTTTTGACTATGCTGATATACTCACTCCTACATTAGCTTCTGGTAAAGTTAATTCATTCAAAAAAAAGCTATCAAACAATACAGCTAGAGCTTTTGTTAAAGGTAAACTTCTCAATTCTGGTTGCATGTCCTCTATTCTAGACAGAGAATACGACTTATTATTTTTTCTCTGTCAACACTTTTGGGATATCACTTCCATAAATTCTATTAAAGGATGGCGAGAAAAATGTCGAAAAACTGTTTTATGGATTGATGAAATCTGGGTAAAAGAAATGGAGGAACAGAAAACTAAACTTTGTTTTGAACTGGCTAAAGATTTTGATTATATCTTTACGACACTAAGTTCTAGTGTTGATGCTATTGCTAATCTGGTTCAGCGTCCTTGTATTTCTTTACCTTTTGCTGTAGATGCTATAAAGTTTTGTCCCTATCCAGAACGACCTCAACGCCATATAGATGTTTATAGCATTGGTCGCCGTTCACCAATAGTACACAAAACTTTGTTGGAAGTAGCGGAACGAAAAAACTTTTTATACCTATTTGATTCTCTGAAAGGTTTACAAATGGGGGACTATAAAGAACATCGAACTTTATATAGTCATTTGATTAAAAGAAGTCGTTATTTTATTGCTAATAAAGCAAAGTTTGATGCTATTGATCAAACAGGTGCTCAAGATGAATTATGTTCTCGCTTTTTTGAAGGCGCTGCTGGCGGAACTGTTATGATTGGGACTCCTCCAGTTTGTGAAGCTTATACAACTTACTTTAATTGGTCTGATGCAGTAATTCAAATTCCTTACGATCCTGCTAATGTAGCGGATATGATCACAGAATTAGATGCACGACCTGATTATGTAAATAGAATTCGTAAAGAGAATGTCATGAATTCGCTACTGCGTCATGACTGGGTGTATCGTTGGGAACAAGTTTTAAAACAAGTAGGACTTGAGAGCACGCCAGAAATGTTATCTCGAAAAACTGACTTAGCAAACTTAGCTGACAAGGTGAAAACTGAGTGTTAA